Sequence from the Diorhabda carinulata isolate Delta chromosome 5, icDioCari1.1, whole genome shotgun sequence genome:
AATTTTAAATGTATTACGTATATGTGGTATAGTGtggtataaaaattttattttgtcgtTTGATTATATATTTAGGAGTGGAAAGAAAACGGTACTTGGAAATTCACCTGTCAACATGGTCCCGAAGAATGTTTCGGCAACTTGTACCACTCATGCGCATTAGCTTTGAATTCAGATAAAGATGCCACCACGAATTTCGTTAATTGTTCGATGGGTGGGGATCCTAGTTCTGTAAAATCTCTAGAAGAGGTaaatctattaacaaaaaagggaataaaatttcgaatataGGTTTTTTTAGTGTAGCAAAAACGCGGATATATCGTGGGAggatttaaataattgttacaaAGATACCGAAAAGTCTTCTGAATATTTACACGAAAATGGGGAAAAAACCAGGGCTGTAGAAAATACGAAGTTCATCCCAACTATCGTACTTAACGATAAATTCGacgaaaataatcaaaagatggCGCTGAACGACTTCGAAAAACTGATTTGCGATAGTTTAAACAACGAACCCGAAATATGCCAGAAGCAACAGATACAAGCtgaaatgatttgaaaaaattatcaaatatacaaCAATTTCTGATAAAagcgttttattttttttttcctacCATATACAGGCTCGATACAATgttctttaattttgttaaaaaaaatattttatttgctctaacaaaaaaaaaaacggattcCGTATCAGGATAACAGAAAAACGTAAgcaaaaatatcataaaacatataaaatttcagGTATTCcgatgaaaaattgaattccGTATCAGGATAACAGAAATAGTAGAAGGTGAACGACTTATCAGGAGCAGCGATTATGtcgaaaataacaattttcagttatttcattgaaaatagaATTGCGTTTCAGGATAATAGAATAACGAAGAGGTGTACGGAATAGCATCTTCGAGGAATACATatcataaattcaaaaatttcttgttcgaatttttttattgaaagaaaatacatAGTCGTGAAAAATcttcacaccctgtataaaatatttacgcaaaatacgttttttacatGTTGAAATGACTATAACAATGAGTGCACAATTGAAATACGAATAGTTGACATATAACAGACTctatgtaatgtttttttttcttatcatcGTGAATTGATAGATAATAAAATGAACGCCCACCAAATTCActattaattgttaattttatcgTGGTCTTCTACAACTGAATTTAAAATGTTTGGAAAGTTcacgtattttttattattgtgggCGAATGTGTGCAATTTAAATCACGTAAGTAATTGTTCAAACACAaatctaaattaattaaaattaattaatttaattaatgcaagataaaaattcaaagtgaatatttataaaagttaaataTATCTGGAAACGGCCCTGTCGAACAATTGTTGCCAACTCTCGTATCTTGTTCGGTAGATACTTATATCGTGAAATGACaaataaattcttaattttcaaactaaatttgGGTTTCTAcctcaatattttctattataattgttattaaattaatttttttaggcACATGAAATGACTGTTTCCCTTTTTTACAAACCATTCGGCTCCGATAGCATCGAGTTTattacaaaacaattatttccaACATACAAAATTCTAGGTAATCTATTGAAATTGGAATTAGTGCCGTATCCAAAAATATTGGTAAATAATAAACGATACCActtactttgttatttttttgaaattatcttttaGGGAAACGTGAAAATGAATGAAACAAACCCTATAGAATACTACGCTACAATCATACACGCATGCGCTATAAATATGTATTCTACAGAAGAAAGCACTGAATTTATAAATTGTGCTATGACTACGaaagattcaaattttaaagaagATATTATAGAGGTAAATCATactaaacgaaaaaaattatataatgtatcccataaattataaatatgaatattataaataataacagaACGTAAAATGGTGGTTGCCTGGATAGTAGGGGTCTTTACTAGCATTATGATAAATCTTTCAGTCAcacgattaaaaaaaaaatagatgtcATTTTTTCATGTTAACCAGTATATTTATGATTATTAACATCAATTTTAGTGCAGTGATGAATCTGGATTGAACTGGAATGATATTGAAAGATGCTATAAAACAGGACAGtatcagaaattattaaaacaattgatATACCGTATTGAACATGTCGATCGTAAAATAGAAAGTTTTCCCACGATAATTTTAAGcaataaattcaacaaaactATACAAGTAGAAGCGAAATCCAATTTCAAAAGTTCAATTTGTGAATTTGTACTTAACGAACCGGAATATTGTAATCGTGATGAATTTACCGTTAATtgaaaaacagaagaagaattCATACCCAATTACTGATAAATAAACtctgtaaaatatttgtaataataaagttttgaattcgaattttgtttatttcaacatattttggGTATATTCGAGTCCCTCCTACGtcaaatttcaattacataAATCTATATTAACTTTATCAATTGATAATTCCAAGTCCGATCCTGTACATTTCGAATCCGAAATGTTAATTATAAGATAAAATCGCTAGATGACGCTAGTGCATATTTAGTAGCATATAAAAGCTTAGTTGGTACcaaaagtaaatttaaataacGGTACAAGTGCTTTGCTGGTTCTTGTTAAGATCGATGACATTCATCATCCAACTACACGAACTTTCACTTAATTATTTACTGCTACTTCGTTCGAAATGAGGGATAATGCAATCTTAATTCGATTTTTAGTAGCAGTTAGTGTTATTATTTGTGTTACACAATGTACCGTAagtatttattctatttaatattttttacgatAATTGATTTCAAAGGTACAACATTAACATATCATTTTAAATTATCAGGAATGGTTCAAGCTAATTAGAATAAGAATTGTTAAATGTAGAAAGGATTGGATACATCTTGTGGTTGGATGTAAAAAGAGTTGCATACCCATTTCTTACCACTTCAATATAATctctaaaaaatggaaaaaatttattattttcatgttgatttttcatatttatttactgcttagaaatttaaaaaactcGTCGttctatatctattttattatattttccacAGATAATTCGAGATATTATTTACTACATTTCAGTTGAAATTACGATGTTATACATTTTGAATGCTTGTTATAGGTATATAGGCATTATTCAGGCCTGGTTTTAGTAAAATACATCTTTTATCTGAATTTATTTGACATTTAGTGATAGTAAATGAcgcttaaaaaaataaaattaatccttAACCTTTCTTTGAATTCAATAATCGATTAcgattataacaaaatatatcttCATCCAGTTTTTGCAATAATAAACCTTgaacttataaaatttttgttccaCTGGAAAATTTATCTTTGTTGTTCTTATTACCATCTATCGACAATCTGATaccagaaaaagaaatatatttcgatGGATCATTACTTTAGCTTTTCAAGCAAAGATGGCCCCACATATGttgaaaatatcattcaatttaagattctttttataattcaaacaatagaaaatatttttttaagatattgaTGTTTTCAGAATGCTTTAAAAGTTACAATTTACTACGAATCATTATGCCCTGATAGTGTTCGATTCATTGGACGCCAATTATACCCGTACTGGAATGATCTTGTCGATTACATCGACGAAATGGAATTAGTACCTTATGGAAAAGCAACAGtaagattattttcaaattcattgtGATAATAGATCGTAAATAAATTGCTATTAGTGAACAGGTGCGTTTTGTGGACCAAGGCCATTGTGACCATTCAACAGCTACATTGATTTAATACTtagttcaataataattatcaatttgatatatatatatatatatatatatatatatatatatatatatatatatatatatatatatatatatatatatatatatatatatatatatatatacagggatATAAACGATTATTATTTTAGCATATTTTCTATCAACATAACGTTACATTTAACTTACCTGCTTATTACGAGTTTTCTTGTCAACACGGACAAGAAGAATGTAAAGGAAATAAATACCAAGCATGCGCATTGGCGCAAAATAAAGGAAAGTACGTAGAAGTACCTCTGATATTTTGTATCATGAGAAATAGAAATCCTTCTTCGTTTAACGTCGTTAAAAACGTGAGTATATACGTGAATTGTATTGTTTATATACAGGGGCAGATCGTGAGTATATATGTGAATTGTATTGTTTATATACAGGGGCAGATCGTAATTATATTGTTTCAGTGCGCCGAACGGTATCGATTGGATATATCGAAATTAAAAGCTTGTTGTGATAGTATAGAGGGAGATCAACTTTTAGCTATTAAAGGAGAAAAAACGTGGGAATTGGAACCGAATATTTATTTCGTTCCCACTATAgcttttaatgaaaaattcgaTCGGACGACTCAGAGTCAGTCGTTGCAAGATTTTGTAGCCGTTGTTTgcagtaaaatacaaaataaaacaaaacctacCATATGCGATGGGAAACAGTTACCCCTAAtagattattaataataataagaataaaattgatttgtaattttataaatttttgaatatattttttttctttatattatacaGTTGATGAACTTTGACCTTGAAAACTGTACGTCGATTCTTATGATAAATTCAGGGACGGACTCAGTGAAACAACTTGATATATTTCctatgaaatttattgatatcaTAATGATTTAaatgtaacctaacctaaaaattataatttttagtatgGCATAAATATCCTTGACGTAATTCTATGTATTGACAATAGACTCTGAACGTATAAAACGTCTGTTATCACAAATTATATTGACAGttgtcattttcaaataatacttaCTATTCCATGCCTCGGagctaataaaaattattctacttcTACAGGTGATATTCGAAAGAAAAACTGCAGTTAAAAggaaaaagtttaaataaaaaacaataaatctgTCAAcgttatatttatttcaattatagtttTGATAAAAAGATGACGCTACctcttaattatttcaacataaccTTAGAATGACATACGTCATAGTTAAAGTTGAAAGTCGTACGTCATAACCATAGATTCAATAGTATCCCGCTAGAGGCACTACTATTATCAAAcgacaataataaaaaaaataatgacgtTGTTGCAGTTGTATTAAATTTCAACTAAGTAAATATCGAGATGACACAAAAAGCTATTAGACACCAGGATAAACCGATTATACGTCCGCCATTTTGACATTTCGAACAATCTTCGTCTTCCAAAAGGAATTCGACAGTGCCGTGAAAGTCTTTCAACGCGAGTTTCTGTAGCTGTTCCCTCATttgataattgaatattatcGTCGGTATGAAAGTTATTTTCGGTTGAACTGAACGCGTACGTTCACCATTAGAAGCGAGAATCTCGTCGCCTCTATTAGAGCCCATACATTGCTCTATATTCGACCAAGTTATATTGTTATCAGCTGCACACTGAAAACATTGAATAACTGCAttgtttaacaaataaaaacggTTTTTCCAGCTATAGATAGTAAACAATTtccatttataatatttaacaataattgaatataattcatatattaaaaattattaaatatataatctaGAACTTTCTAAATATTTCGAAGGTCATTTCAATGACATTTTCAGCCGTTAAAATGTTAACATCTGCGCCAAATAATACAACGTTGTCATATCtaatagaaattaaatataattaaatgttGTGACAAAttagatataattaataatttttgtttgatattattAGTGACAAAATTCGGTACTGAACagaaattatcattaatttttgtatgaTATTATTAGTAACAAAATTCGGTACTAAacagaaattataattaatttaaatcaataaaacaaatattttattgaagcaTTCATTTACAACTTGTGGCAACGCTGTAAAGTTCAACACTTCTATCTTTGTCTATTTCTGTGAATTCAGATAAGAaacgaaaatgtttttattttgtattatattttatacagagtggAAGGTGGTTTCGAATATATTGGTATTTAAATCATCATTTACTGTAATAGTATATTGATTACATCAAATACAATGAGTTTGTCTGTATTGTCGTAATGTGATTATACGGGGGTGTACCAAAATGAATAGAGTAGAATgtaagtatataaataatagataagtataattttagTATAACTCTTTTTTATCCCTAcctgtttcaaattattattatcactaGCATCACCTGATTTCATAGCGCATACTATAAATTCGGTGCTAGTATCTTTAGTAGCAACATCGATGGCGCAACCGTGTATTTTATTCCCATAACATTCACTTTTACCATGTTGACAATCAAAAACCCATTTTCCAGTTTCATTTTTAGCCtaacaacatttaaaattagtaagaaattaagtaataaaaatgaaggGAATATGACGTACCGTAGCTTTACCAAAAGGTACTAAATCCACGATAATTTTACCTTTTAGTACGGTACTGTAAGCTGGATAAAATTGATCTTTAAAGAATCTAACACTATCGGGACATAAAGATTCGTAATAGATCGAAACTGTGAGAGTTGCAGCTTCCACCTGTAACatgttaatattgaaaaaaaaaagtgactcacaaaatcaaattttttatatctttacaggacaaaaaatagtaaataggaAAGTGAtacgaaaaaatatgaaaaatgtaattGGAATTTTAATTATACACGTTTTTACTACAAAATcgataattaattcaaatttggcAACATTGGATCTCAAATAATGAATACAATGAATCAAAGatgtaaatttttgaattagattaacatataaattgatataaaataaaataattatctttcTCACTCTAACCTACAAGTTTACAAAGAAAGATTGAAAAAACTTACCGCTATGttggtataaaatataataacaaacaaaagtGGAACACTCCTCATatttattaatgtcaatatctTTCTTACCGACCGTCAATTAGCTACTATAACaactaaaaagttatttaaacacGAACACGAGCGTACAGTAATTCGAGGGGCAAGTGGGGCAAATAATTAGTAGACTCAAGGTTGATATCCAGAATATATACAGGAAGAAAAtcgtataaatatttgtataaaaatatatatttagagaTATTCCgatgttattatttatataattcaagACGTACGTCATTATAAAAGCCAGCGTGATtctcatttatataaaagtgttgtgaataAAACACGTATATAATCtaatatacagtgcttttcagataaaagtatccacctttaataacttttgtaatactggtatttagaaaaaatccaaaaacacgtcaatttatgttggaaggggcaagcattatggcttatttaaacttactggaaaagccaccccctcacccctagcagcatcccctttatttttttaaattacttttcatattttttatgtaaaatttggatactcctctttgagctgatttcaaaaatgtataatacttgtaggttaaagtggttagtttatgagataaacaatttttcttttaagagcacaaattttacttattatttactttcaccttatttgcctgtactaaaatgggttgtacaacagttcaaactctttaatctttttaactgtgctatttattctacttaaaaaatccaaacaacaaaaaactctactttttattaaagtttgacattgtcaactagaatttgtagtcactattgatagtgtaatttgatacattatttattttgtttctctgaaatggtttactctttgcaagaaagaattgaaattgtaggtttatactaccaaaataataattgtgcaagagctgctgctagaatatttaacgaattacatgacggaagacatgcaactcataagtatgtaattctactgatggagaaatttaccacaacagggtctgtttgtaataaagtgcataagcgagaaatactcgtaaataacgaagcaatccaagtggcaattttagggcaagtcagcttagaggctcaacaaccccaatcgttgtcaacaataagtagagcgatcggtgtttcatcttctacagttttccgagttctatataaattcaagtaccacctatacaaagttaagttggtgcacgagttgaatgaagatgattttgatcgtcgtctagagttttgcgaatcaatgacgcaaattatcaataacaatccacaattgttaaacaatatttgcttttctgatgaatgctcatggtcattaaatggcttagtaagtaggcataattgtagatattgggctgaaagtgatccacatattatgcgtgaattccatacacaacatccccaaaagttaaacgtttggtgtggtatcctaggtgaccacattatcggacctttcttcatcaacggaaatttaaatggtgaatcatatcttgagttactcagggaaggggttgacccacgtattacaacaataatagaaaatgatgataacctttccgaagatttactggtatttcaacaagacggagctcccccacactatgctatgcctgtccgacaatttttaaacgaaacattccccgctcgttggataggtagaagggggcagatgatggagtggccacctaggtcaccggatttaacacccctagacttctttttatgggggtatttaaaaacaaaagtttatgctacccaaccagaatctctggatgatttacgagagaggatagaaaatgaatgtcgacaattaaatccagccgtattaagcaatgtcagagaggcatttcaaaatagattataccattgtatggaagtgaatggtactcattttgaacacttattgtaacttcataataaatagcacaattaaaaagattaaagagtttgaactgttgtacaacctattttagtacaggcaaataaggtgaaagtaaataataagtaaaatttgtgctcttaaaagaaaaattgtttatctcataaactaaccactttaacctacaagtattatacatttttgaaatcagctcaaagaggagtatccaaattttacataaaaaatataaaaagtaatttaaaaaaataaaggggatgctgctaggggtgagggggaggcttttccagtaagtttaaataagccataatgcttgccccttccaacataaattgacgtgtttttggattttttccaaataccagtattacaaaagttattaaaggtggatacttttatctgaaaagcactgtataataaatctaataaatataaaatataatttataaaaaaactacaaatacagagtgattaaaaaaatatcgaaattgcAGCATATGCAATCCCATCTATTGAACAATGTCAATATTAACAAGACTTTTACAGATAACTGTCTATTATATATCATCGTGGTTCAGAATTGTTAGttttagattcaaatttatcgaaagaaaaatatcaaatatttcttagtTTATCAACGATCTAAATACTGGAAACGCCATGTTATCCTTATCGTAATGACGCCATTAAAAAATTACTCCACGCTATTAACCTTTTGAAACGTACCTCGTATAGACAAAGATAAGCATCAATAGATATTTAGAAAACGATTCGGTTACATATagtatagaattatttttaacaatagaGCTTTAGAAATTTTTAACCTTTGTCATCGTGATCAAACTTAGTTTAGAAATGGCCGGCGTACGTCGTAGAAAAACGTTCTGGAAATACGTTCGGTATTTTTGTAGTGAAACTACCATTCACGGATTGAATATAGTCGGAATGCACGATTTGCACCCTGTAGAAAGGTAATGTCGATAAAGTAGGTTTCTGTATTATCATTTAAGCAAACTACGAATCACCATTTATACTATAATCAAagtcataataaaataaattgatgtttCCTAATTCAGAGTTAAAGATTGAAGttttaatcaaaatgtttttatgaatttagattttattataaCATAACTGTTTTGCCATCTATAGTTTCAACAACGAATTCAATAGtttaataatattcttcgtataaagaaaactgtaaaaataatTCACGATAGGTAGCTGATAAAAGTTTCCTTTCGgcttttgaattataaataagtacatttatattattataatataactGTTGCACCATCTATAGTTTTAATAACCAACCCAAAAGTTTGATATTACTCTTCGTATAAAGAATactgagaaaatatttaatgattttaCAGATTCCTTTCGAATTTTAACTTGTAAATAAATACACGTCTATATACAAGGGTTAGTTCAAATATAAAAGTtcattttcagaatattttggttGGTAATGGTTAGTTTTGCTGCTGCCGGTGCTATATCACTTACAATATCAAATTGGAATAGATTTTCAGCGAATCCTACTGTTGTTTCGATCGAAAAAGATTATCGGAATTGGGAAAATGACATACCAGCGGTTACAGGATGTTTCAATGATAAGGTCGATATAAAAAAAGCAGACAAATATATTCTCGAGTTTGTACTTTATGAAATTTGTTGGTTATTGAAtattatcctttttttatttctagaaaatggaaaatcaaATTAGGTCATCCTAAATATGATCATTATATGGATTTTATAAAACTGGTAGCTAATTTATCTTACGAAAATTTgtactattttgaaaaatttaaaaacgacGTCGATTTACATAACGTCGATATGGCCCAATTGACTTTCGATGTAATTTTcataaccaatttttttcaattatcgtttaatttcatcaataaatattattttaggtcCACCCGGATATAACTGGTTCTTTGGTCACTGTAGATAAAACACGTAAATTCAAATGGAACGTAATTTTAATTGAACTTGGAATTTGCTTCACGTTTTTTTCTAAACTCTCCCAAGTATTTACAATAAAgtattctatgattttttttaaatatctatgCGTTTTTACTCacatttcttttttagaaataaagaaTATCtaaatgaaactgaaaatatagacaataatttattaaaatgtcatTATTTAAATGGATTGTGCTACGCTAGATTTGATTCCGATCCAACATTACCTATAAAAGTTCGTACATTATACTATTAGTATATTTATACACTTTATTGTATAATAACTTTCATTACAATACACTTTTCTTGATACAACTATAAATTTAAACTATCAATCACCCCTGGTAATATTGTAATACGTAAGTTCTGTTTTCAATCGAAAGATGCTATTAAGTTCagagttttattaaatatgacCGTCGCCTAGATCTTGTATTATATTCATCcactttttcgattttttgaaaTCGATAATCATCATGGATAGACATATCATTAAAACGAGTCACATATAACCTCAAATCTTCtcataatatttgatattagaTTAAATTAAGTGTATTAAGTATACTAAAAGTGcttttttaaagtgaaattttacgGAAATAGTTTCctagtattattattaaaattattattatggtaaatatacaatttcattgataaatatttaaaaaatgttactagTATTATGTTCATTCGTATATGGAAGTACCAGATATTTCTACACGACAATATCATGAATTAGGTAAAGGATGGGATATGGAAATCAATTATAGAATGGTTGAAACTTTAACATCTCCAAATATAAGGTATTTAACACCTAAACAAAGGAAATGTAGGTAatgtaaatgttttattaagtttttcaaaatctacgATAATTTTTACTATAATACACACGAagaatcatgaaaatattttttaggttcaATGACGAACCGACtcttaagaatttttttaactacaGCATCGGTCTTTGTCAAATGGCATGTCGATATAAATTAGCAATGACATTTTGTGGATGCAAACCATACTTCTATCAAATATTTGGTAAATAAACAGtagtgacaaaaaaaaatattgtaacataCACGAATATATTCGAATTTATCTATTAACAATACACGAAAATTGAAGCTTTCATCTTTCAATACAATCAAACATGTTTTTCTTTGTGTAAATTTGTTgggttttatattttattgcaaaCCCTTGCATTAACAATCACACAGACCTCGCAAATGTAtcattagatatatttttagaagGAACTTCATGTAATGTCTCAGGTTTACTTTGCTTAGcacaatattctaaaaattttgcTAAAACTCCACTAGAATTGAATTGTAAATGCCCGGAAACGTGTCATCTCATAAACTATATACCAGATACTCCAAAAGTAACAATTTGGTAAGGCAAATACACCTAATACGttgtttttttgcttttttcactttaattgtctcaaaatttcttagttttttttttcaatttttatttaatatatgagcagaaaaaccaaaattattcaCTTTCAGGCAAAGTGGTGTATTTTTCGATCAAAGAACTACGTTTAGATGGGGTTTATTGCATCCTACCACGAAATATCTACGAGATATTCTATTCGGATTCGGAGATTTAATAGGTacatatatcgtcgataaattaccgattt
This genomic interval carries:
- the LOC130894228 gene encoding uncharacterized protein LOC130894228 isoform X4, whose translation is MVSFAAAGAISLTISNWNRFSANPTVVSIEKDYRNWENDIPAVTGCFNDKVDIKKADKYILEKWKIKLGHPKYDHYMDFIKLVANLSYENLYYFEKFKNDVDLHNVDMAQLTFDVHPDITGSLVTVDKTRKFKWNVILIELGICFTFFSKLSQVFTIKNKEYLNETENIDNNLLKCHYLNGLCYARFDSDPTLPIKYYVHSYMEVPDISTRQYHELGKGWDMEINYRMVETLTSPNIRFNDEPTLKNFFNYSIGLCQMACRYKLAMTFCGCKPYFYQIFDIFLEGTSCNVSGLLCLAQYSKNFAKTPLELNCKCPETCHLINYIPDTPKVTIWQSGVFFDQRTTFRWGLLHPTTKYLRDILFGFGDLIVSFGGTLNLFLGISFISIIESIFLICENIIIAFQTKPKRKNHKKISRNVNNIKIFPLIDNFYN
- the LOC130894228 gene encoding uncharacterized protein LOC130894228 isoform X2 encodes the protein MVSFAAAGAISLTISNWNRFSANPTVVSIEKDYRNWENDIPAVTGCFNDKVDIKKADKYILEKWKIKLGHPKYDHYMDFIKLVANLSYENLYYFEKFKNDVDLHNVDMAQLTFDVHPDITGSLVTVDKTRKFKWNVILIELGICFTFFSKLSQVFTIKNKEYLNETENIDNNLLKCHYLNGLCYARFDSDPTLPIKYYVHSYMEVPDISTRQYHELGKGWDMEINYRMVETLTSPNIRYLTPKQRKCRFNDEPTLKNFFNYSIGLCQMACRYKLAMTFCGCKPYFYQIFEGTSCNVSGLLCLAQYSKNFAKTPLELNCKCPETCHLINYIPDTPKVTIWQSGVFFDQRTTFRWGLLHPTTKYLRDILFGFGDLIVSFGGTLNLFLGISFISIIESIFLICENIIIAFQTKPKRKNHKKISRNVNNIKIFPLIDNFYN
- the LOC130894228 gene encoding uncharacterized protein LOC130894228 isoform X1; translation: MVSFAAAGAISLTISNWNRFSANPTVVSIEKDYRNWENDIPAVTGCFNDKVDIKKADKYILEKWKIKLGHPKYDHYMDFIKLVANLSYENLYYFEKFKNDVDLHNVDMAQLTFDVHPDITGSLVTVDKTRKFKWNVILIELGICFTFFSKLSQVFTIKNKEYLNETENIDNNLLKCHYLNGLCYARFDSDPTLPIKYYVHSYMEVPDISTRQYHELGKGWDMEINYRMVETLTSPNIRYLTPKQRKCRFNDEPTLKNFFNYSIGLCQMACRYKLAMTFCGCKPYFYQIFDIFLEGTSCNVSGLLCLAQYSKNFAKTPLELNCKCPETCHLINYIPDTPKVTIWQSGVFFDQRTTFRWGLLHPTTKYLRDILFGFGDLIVSFGGTLNLFLGISFISIIESIFLICENIIIAFQTKPKRKNHKKISRNVNNIKIFPLIDNFYN
- the LOC130894228 gene encoding uncharacterized protein LOC130894228 isoform X7, encoding MVSFAAAGAISLTISNWNRFSANPTVVSIEKDYRNWENDIPAVTGCFNDKVDIKKADKYILEKWKIKLGHPKYDHYMDFIKLVANLSYENLYYFEKFKNDVDLHNVDMAQLTFDVHPDITGSLVTVDKTRKFKWNVILIELGICFTFFSKLSQVFTIKNKEYLNETENIDNNLLKCHYLNGLCYARFDSDPTLPIKYYVHSYMEVPDISTRQYHELGKGWDMEINYRMVETLTSPNIRFNDEPTLKNFFNYSIGLCQMACRYKLAMTFCGCKPYFYQIFGKVVYFSIKELRLDGVYCILPRNIYEIFYSDSEI
- the LOC130894228 gene encoding acid-sensing ion channel 5-like isoform X3 is translated as MVSFAAAGAISLTISNWNRFSANPTVVSIEKDYRNWENDIPAVTGCFNDKVDIKKADKYILEKWKIKLGHPKYDHYMDFIKLVANLSYENLYYFEKFKNDVDLHNVDMAQLTFDVHPDITGSLVTVDKTRKFKWNVILIELGICFTFFSKLSQVFTIKNKEYLNETENIDNNLLKCHYLNGLCYARFDSDPTLPIKYYVHSYMEVPDISTRQYHELGKGWDMEINYRMVETLTSPNIRYLTPKQRKCRFNDEPTLKNFFNYSIGLCQMACRYKLAMTFCGCKPYFYQIFGTSCNVSGLLCLAQYSKNFAKTPLELNCKCPETCHLINYIPDTPKVTIWQSGVFFDQRTTFRWGLLHPTTKYLRDILFGFGDLIVSFGGTLNLFLGISFISIIESIFLICENIIIAFQTKPKRKNHKKISRNVNNIKIFPLIDNFYN
- the LOC130894228 gene encoding acid-sensing ion channel 5-like isoform X6 codes for the protein MTYQRLQDVSMIRKWKIKLGHPKYDHYMDFIKLVANLSYENLYYFEKFKNDVDLHNVDMAQLTFDVHPDITGSLVTVDKTRKFKWNVILIELGICFTFFSKLSQVFTIKNKEYLNETENIDNNLLKCHYLNGLCYARFDSDPTLPIKYYVHSYMEVPDISTRQYHELGKGWDMEINYRMVETLTSPNIRYLTPKQRKCRFNDEPTLKNFFNYSIGLCQMACRYKLAMTFCGCKPYFYQIFGTSCNVSGLLCLAQYSKNFAKTPLELNCKCPETCHLINYIPDTPKVTIWQSGVFFDQRTTFRWGLLHPTTKYLRDILFGFGDLIVSFGGTLNLFLGISFISIIESIFLICENIIIAFQTKPKRKNHKKISRNVNNIKIFPLIDNFYN